The following proteins come from a genomic window of Daphnia carinata strain CSIRO-1 chromosome 8, CSIRO_AGI_Dcar_HiC_V3, whole genome shotgun sequence:
- the LOC130704045 gene encoding uncharacterized protein LOC130704045, giving the protein MKLFIILTLVAAIVADDYHYSSPSYSSYSSPSYSSYSSPSYSSYSAPSYSYAKQVLVYPPPYYKTVEYVGYTPAGKKGKKAVPVYKTVDKY; this is encoded by the exons ATGAAG cTCTTCATTATTCTTACACTCGTTGCTGCTATTGTCGCAGACGATTACCACTATTCGTCCCCATCTTATTCATCTTATTCGTCGCCATCTTACTCATCTTATTCGTCGCCATCTTACTCGTCTTATTCGGCGCCGTCGTATTCCTACGCCAAACAAGTTCTAGTTTACCCGCCTCCTTATTACAAAACCGTCGAATAC GTTGGCTACACACCTGCTGGCAAGAAGGGCAAGAAGGCCGTTCCTGTTTATAAAACAGTTGACAAGTACTAG
- the LOC130704046 gene encoding uncharacterized protein LOC130704046, whose translation MIERCTKKRMLISIVLLIGLSVAIVLLEHHLTQSSHHASHFHANYSGNQTGTLCWLTEKVTVLEDCHPCTDFEKNSQTVASCVSTGYKEKVRCETSGDTLRSCERVLWLEERRFWTLEIVSLVLGAKVNPDLALLTTLPLLVVAESETFSRLTVSGLAAVSRHLMKESHDPVVVKSLGFRGNCLQAPAECSIWTSFCEVQMVQSTILFLTQQQKQDVVEIPAVLAKLEEHMKQPIRMHNVVKRCQKDQPQSAGQLKQEEVQKLAGSLLDHCYVEGPDMTLADLLLFPCIILLADRLSELGVQLADHLPRVSAWLTTMKPVVSQAWNKTMGEKQFPDIGSLRIQPQPKVKIPRVKEISLYKKDTARRTGSMGNLSSEEIARVIDLLKRQRLMWLDDDNGARVTTELPEGLISHIDVDACSDFTANIDWASLPDPAHPQQGHVPGSRVDRKIQQLDGMATAVIDAVSEGDVVVDFCSGGGHLGIILAYLLPRCHVVMVDNKEESVRNARRRVAQLMLNNVTVIQSNLDYFRGRFDLGVALHACGVATDLVLHTCLAQRAAFVICPCCYGNLAHPDLPVQYPQSELYCSRGVSTEDFSVLARMADHITPSGRLAMAAARGPKKHLKRLAAPKSWMLDKLGGVFAPRPSTGPHKLRESLPMVVFLRNRLKYALNNSEVTKIVMQRLIKVDGKVRTDSNYPAGFMDVITIEKTGEYFRLVYDVKGRFAIHRITAEEAKYKLCKVRRVQVGPKGIPFITTHDGRTIRYPDPLVKVNDTIQLDIASNKIMDFIKFDSGNLCMITGGRNLGRVGTIINRERHPGSFDIVHVKDALGHTFATRLNNVFIIGKGSKAYISLPRDKGVKLSIAEERNKRLAAKAAA comes from the exons ATGATTGAGAGGTGTACTAAAAAGCGTATGCTCATCTCCATCGTCCTTCTCATTGG ATTGTCTGTTGCAATTGTTCTTCTGGAACATCACCTGACACAGAGTTCACATCACGCTTCCCATTTCCACGCCAATTACTCTGGCAATCAAACTGGCACGCTATGTTGGTTGACTGAAAAGGTCACTGTATTGGAAGATTGTCACCCATGCACAG ATTTCGAAAAGAATAGCCAGACTGTTGCATCCTGTGTTTCCACCGGGTATAAGGAGAAGGTTCGCTGTGAAACGTCTGGTGACACTTTAAGGAG CTGTGAAAGAGTCTTATGGCTAGAAGAACGGCGATTTTGGACACTGGAAATCGTCAGTCTTGTCCTTG GTGCAAAAGTCAATCCTGATCTCGCTTTATTAACTACTCTACCTCTGTTGGTGGTGGCTGAATCTGAGACTTTCTCCCGCCTCACCGTGTCCGGTCTGGCAGCAGTCAGCCGACACTTGATGAAAGAATCACATGATCCGGTGGTGGTTAAATCCCTAGGATTTCGTGGTAATTGTTTGCAGGCACCAGCCGAGTGTTCCATTTGGACATCGTTTTGCGAAGTGCAGATGGTTCAATCGACCATCCTTTTCCTGACCCAGCAGCAAAAACAGGATGTGGTCGAAATCCCTGCTGTCTTAGCCAAACTGGAGGAGCACATGAAGCAGCCCATCCGTATGCATAACGTCGTCAAACGATGCCAAAAGGATCAGCCTCAATCAGCTGGTCAACTGAAACAAGAAGAAGTTCAAAAATTGGCTGGATCGTTGCTGGACCACTGTTACGTAGAAGGACCTGACATGACGCTGGCCGATCTCCTTCTCTTTCCTTGCATCATCCTATTGGCTGATCGTCTGTCTGAGCTCGGTGTCCAATTGGCCGACCATTTGCCTCGAGTCAGTGCATGGCTAACGACAATGAAACCTGTGGTAAGTCAAGCGTGGAACAAGACAATGGgcgaaaaacaatttccagATATCGGATCGCTGAGAATTCAACCGCAACCGAAAGTCAAAATCCCGCGTGTCAAAGAAATCAGCCTGTACAAGAAGGATACCGCCCGTCGTACAGGTTCAATGGGTAACTTGAGCTCCGAAGAGATAGCAAGGGTTATCGACCTGTTGAAAAGACAAAGACTGATGTGGCTGGACGATGATAATGGAGCTCGTGTGACCACTGAGCTGCCCGAGGGACTTATTAGCCACATTGACGTCGATGCTTGCTCAGATTTCACAGCTAACATTGACTGGGCGTCTTTGCCCGATCCGGCCCACCCTCAACAAGGGCATGTTCCTG GATCTCGTGTTGATAGAAAGATCCAGCAGTTGGATGGCATGGCGACAGCCGtcattgatgctgtttcagAGGGGGacgttgttgttgatttttgctCTGGTGGTGGCCATTTGGGCATTATATTGGCCTATCTTTTACCTCGATGCCATGTCGTAATGGTCGATAACAAAGAAGAGTCTGTACGCAATGCCCGACGTCGAGTTGCACAATTGATGTTAAACAACGTGACCGTCATTCAAAGCAATTTGGACTATTTTCGTGGACGTTTTGATTTAGGCGTTGCGTTGCACGCTTGTGGAGTTGCTACTGATCTTGTCCTGCATACCTGTTTGGCCCAACGGGCTGCCTTTGTCATTTGTCCATGTTGCTATGGCAATTTGGCTCACCCAGATTTACCTGTACAATATCCACAAAGTGAATTGTATTGCAGTCGAGGTGTATCGACCGAGGATTTCTCCGTTTTGGCTCGAATGGCTGATCACATCACACCGAGTGGTCGGTTGGCCATGGCTGCT GCTCGCGGACCCAAGAAGCATTTGAAGCGTTTAGCCGCGCCGAAATCATGGATGTTGGATAAATTGGGTGGTGTTTTCGCCCCCAGACCAAGCACTGGCCCACACAAGCTGAGGGAATCACTCCCCATGGTTGTCTTCCTTCGCAATCGTCTCAAGTATGCCTTGAACAATTCCGAAGTTACCAAGATCGTCATGCAGAGGCTTATCAAAGTCGACGGTAAAGTCCGCACCGACTCCAACTATCCAGCTGGATTCATGG ATGTCATCACCATTGAGAAAACTGGTGAGTACTTCCGCCTTGTCTATGATGTTAAGGGACGCTTTGCCATCCACAGAATCACTGCTGAGGAGGCTAAG tacAAGCTCTGCAAAGTTCGTCGTGTTCAAGTTGGCCCCAAGGGAATCCCTTTCATCACTACACACGATGGCCGTACCATCCGTTACCCCGACCCGTTGGTCAAAGTGAACGACACCATCCAATTGGACATCGCCTCCAACAAGATCATGGACTTCATCAAGTTTGATTCTGGCAACCTGTGCATGATCACTGGTGGCCGTAACTTGGGGCGAGTCGGAACCATCATCAACCGTGAACGTCACCCTGGTTCCTTCGATATTGTGCACGTTAAGGATGCCCTTGGACACACCTTTGCCACCAG ATTGAACAACGTCTTCATTATTGGAAAGGGTAGCAAGGCCTACATTTCTCTGCCTCGCGACAAGGGAGTTAAGCTTAGCATTGCTGAGGAAAGGAACAAGCGTCTGGCCGCTAAAGCCGCCGCCTAA
- the LOC130704039 gene encoding sialic acid synthase-like — protein sequence MQKRKETMRRSFELVNNRWIGDGHPCFIIAEIGQNHQGDIEIAKKLIKMAKDCGADCVKFQKSDLHAKFTKSVLDRLYESPHAWGSTYGEHKQVLEFSKDQYEELMAFASSLNIHFTASAMDDMSVDFLVNLRVPFLKIGSGDANNLILLEKAAKTNLPIVYSTGMQDMQTVIRAMDTMNSFNSKVCLLQCTSSYPTPEDEVHLRVMQTYRDHFPESPVGYSGHELGLTITLAAAALGAHIIERHITLDKTWKGNDHACSLDETELKSLVEGIRTIEKALGCAIKSKQPSEEPCHQKLGKSVVSKQKLEAGVQLCREHLTVKVGQPVGWPPQDLDLLVGKILSREVVQDESITLDCII from the exons atgcaaaaacgaaaagaaacgatGAGACGCAGTTTTGAGTTGGTCAATAATAGGTGGATTGGTGATGGCCATCcatgttttattattgctgAAATTGGACAAAACCACCAAGGAGACATTGAAATAGCCAAGAAACTAATAAAGATGGCCAAAGACTGTGGGGCTGACTGTGTTAAGTTCCAAAAATCTGATTTACACGCCAAGTTCACCAAATCAGTCTTGGATCGGTTGTATGAAAGCCCACACGCTTGGGGTTCAACATATGGAGAGCACAAACAAGTCCTTGAGTTTTCAAAGGATCAATATGAAGAACTCATGGCCTTTGCCTCTTCTCTAAACATTCACTTCACAGCCTCAGCCATGGATGAC ATGTCTGTGGATTTCCTAGTCAACTTACGAGTTCCATTTCTCAAAATCGGATCTGGTGATGCCAATAATTTAATTTTGCTAGAGAAAGCTGCCAAAACAAATCTACCTATTGTGTACTCTACAG GAATGCAAGACATGCAAACTGTCATCAGAGCCATGGACACAATGAATTCTTTTAACTCAAAAGTCTGTCTCCTACAGTGCACCTCCTCATACCCAACTCCAGAAGATGAAGTTCATTTACGTGTAATGCAAACCTATCGAGACCATTTTCCTGAATCTCCCGTTGGATATTCCGGTCACGAACTAGGTCTTACCATAACTTTAGCCGCTGCAGCTCTAGGAGCTCACATCATCGAACGGCACATCACGTTGGACAAAACATGGAAGGGCAATGACCACGCCTGTTCACTCGACGAAACGGAATTAAA GTCGTTGGTGGAGGGAATACGAACAATCGAGAAAGCTCTGGGCTGTGCCATTAAATCAAAGCAGCCATCCGAAGAGCCTTGCCATCAAAAATTGGGCAAATCGGTTGTTAGCAAACAGAAATTGGAAGCTGGTGTCCAGCTTTGTAGAGAACACTTGACTGTTAAAGTGGGACAACCAGTTGGTTGGCCTCCTCAGGATCTTGATTTACTAGTCGGAAAAATCCTTTCAAGGGAAGTGGTACAGGACGAATCCATTACTTTAGAttgtattatttaa